A genomic stretch from Amycolatopsis sp. 195334CR includes:
- a CDS encoding cytochrome P450, producing MDLDRLGQDFLDNPFPVLAELRERERLPWVVHHGVAGWLVTRYDDLRAMYTEPRLSVNPGNAPAPVRAVPWVAAAEAMGLGQCLAVVDPPEHTRLRGLAQGAFTPRQVERLRPLAREVAERLIGEAAARGHADVMTDVSLPLTIEMIMRLIGVPVTDSKEFAEHTYRFLSSDPAEAEQVPGAIAWLSAYTGELVAAKQAEPGDDLLSAFIAEHRGADRLDGTELAAMTLMLLVGGFNTVSSLIAGGLLTLLGHPDQLAVLRAKPELVPGAVEEMLRYESTLGSSLLRFATEDFTMAGTEIRRGDVVMGSVLAANRDPRRFPDPDRFDVRRDAGGHVAFGRGIHYCLGAPLARLEAQVAFAVLLEQCRDIRLAVPAESLHWRRQPTVRALQSLPVLLSRAE from the coding sequence GGGCTGGCTGGTCACCCGGTACGACGACCTGCGGGCGATGTACACCGAGCCGAGGCTGTCGGTGAACCCCGGCAACGCGCCCGCCCCGGTGCGGGCCGTGCCCTGGGTCGCGGCCGCCGAGGCGATGGGGCTCGGGCAGTGCCTCGCCGTGGTGGACCCGCCCGAGCACACGCGGCTCCGCGGGCTCGCGCAGGGCGCGTTCACCCCGCGGCAGGTGGAACGCCTGCGCCCGCTCGCGCGCGAGGTCGCCGAACGGCTGATCGGCGAGGCGGCCGCGCGCGGGCACGCCGACGTCATGACCGACGTCTCCCTGCCGCTGACCATCGAGATGATCATGCGGCTGATCGGCGTGCCAGTCACCGACAGCAAGGAGTTCGCCGAGCACACCTACCGCTTCCTCTCCAGCGACCCCGCCGAGGCGGAGCAGGTGCCCGGCGCGATCGCCTGGCTCTCGGCCTACACCGGTGAGCTGGTGGCCGCCAAGCAGGCCGAGCCGGGTGACGACCTGCTCAGCGCGTTCATCGCGGAGCACCGGGGCGCGGATCGGCTCGACGGCACGGAACTGGCCGCGATGACGCTGATGCTGCTGGTCGGCGGGTTCAACACGGTGTCCAGCCTGATCGCCGGCGGCCTGCTGACCCTGCTCGGCCACCCCGACCAGCTCGCCGTCCTGCGGGCCAAGCCCGAGCTGGTGCCCGGCGCGGTCGAGGAGATGCTGCGGTACGAGTCGACACTCGGTTCGAGCCTGCTGCGGTTCGCCACCGAGGACTTCACCATGGCCGGCACGGAGATCCGGCGGGGTGACGTGGTGATGGGGTCGGTGCTGGCGGCCAACCGGGACCCGCGGCGGTTCCCCGATCCCGATCGGTTCGACGTCCGCCGCGACGCCGGCGGGCACGTGGCCTTCGGGCGCGGCATCCACTACTGCCTCGGTGCGCCGCTGGCCAGATTGGAGGCACAGGTCGCGTTCGCCGTGCTGCTCGAACAATGCCGCGACATCCGTCTGGCCGTCCCCGCCGAGTCCTTGCACTGGCGGAGGCAGCCCACAGTGCGCGCGCTGCAGAGCCTGCCGGTTCTGTTGAGCCGAGCTGAATAG
- a CDS encoding transcriptional regulator, which produces MSGPGERMLELLSLLQSGRDWPGTELAERLGASPRTLRRDLDRLRELGYPVRSARGPGGSYRLVAGRALPPLMFTDDEAVAAVVGLRFAALATGDPGADDALRKLEQALPNRLRYRTEAVSVATEGASRPTSAADPTVIAGLATAATARQHAEFDYTARDGARSRRRVEPYRQVLLGRRWYLLGFDRDRSAWRTFRLDRITGVHVPGTTFRPRELPADGMTAFGADRGRGAVVHFDAPVEAVAENLRAEAGSLVAVDDGKCRYVTGTDDWAWLAVAVAAVGVPYRIDGPPELIDETRRLAHRVSHATPGV; this is translated from the coding sequence GTGAGCGGGCCGGGTGAGCGGATGCTGGAACTGTTGTCGCTGCTGCAAAGTGGGCGCGACTGGCCCGGCACCGAACTCGCCGAGCGCCTCGGCGCTTCGCCGCGCACCCTGCGGCGCGACCTCGACCGGCTGCGCGAACTGGGGTACCCGGTGCGGTCGGCCCGCGGGCCGGGCGGGAGCTACCGGCTGGTGGCCGGGCGGGCGCTGCCGCCGCTGATGTTCACCGACGACGAGGCCGTGGCCGCCGTGGTGGGGCTCCGGTTCGCCGCGCTGGCCACCGGTGACCCTGGCGCCGACGACGCGCTGCGCAAGCTGGAGCAGGCGCTGCCGAACCGCCTCCGCTACCGCACCGAGGCGGTTTCGGTGGCCACGGAAGGCGCCTCGCGACCGACCTCCGCGGCGGATCCGACGGTCATCGCCGGCCTCGCGACCGCGGCGACGGCGCGGCAGCACGCGGAGTTCGACTACACCGCCCGCGACGGCGCCCGCTCACGGCGTCGCGTCGAGCCGTACCGCCAGGTGCTGCTGGGGCGCCGCTGGTACCTGCTGGGATTCGACCGCGACCGGTCGGCGTGGCGGACCTTCCGGCTCGACCGGATCACCGGCGTGCACGTGCCCGGCACCACGTTCCGCCCGCGCGAACTGCCCGCCGACGGCATGACCGCGTTCGGCGCCGACCGGGGCAGGGGAGCGGTGGTGCACTTCGACGCCCCGGTGGAGGCGGTGGCCGAGAACCTGCGTGCCGAAGCGGGCTCGCTGGTCGCGGTGGACGACGGGAAGTGCCGGTACGTCACCGGCACCGACGACTGGGCGTGGCTGGCGGTGGCGGTGGCCGCGGTCGGCGTGCCGTACCGCATCGACGGGCCACCGGAGCTGATCGACGAAACCCGCCGGCTCGCGCACCGCGTCAGCCACGCCACGCCCGGTGTATAA
- a CDS encoding pyridoxamine 5'-phosphate oxidase family protein has product MSTTSLTDQDLDFLRRPLHGFLTVAEGPVPSQPRPVWFEVTDEGTIQLFTEPDALKVRRLGRDPRASIVVAAPVGERERWVSVAGRTTLEAEGAHELADRLAARYWDLDDPARAEEFAGIRAMDLLRLVIHPERVARYQL; this is encoded by the coding sequence ATGAGCACCACTTCGCTGACTGACCAGGACCTCGACTTCCTCCGCCGCCCGCTGCACGGGTTCCTCACCGTGGCCGAGGGACCGGTGCCGTCGCAGCCCCGGCCGGTGTGGTTCGAGGTCACCGACGAGGGCACGATCCAGCTGTTCACCGAGCCGGACGCGCTCAAGGTGCGGCGGCTGGGCCGCGACCCGCGCGCGTCGATCGTGGTCGCCGCGCCAGTCGGGGAGCGCGAGCGCTGGGTGTCCGTCGCGGGCCGCACCACGCTGGAGGCCGAGGGCGCGCACGAACTGGCCGACCGCCTGGCCGCGCGGTACTGGGATCTCGACGACCCGGCGCGCGCCGAGGAGTTCGCCGGGATCCGGGCCATGGACCTGCTGCGCCTGGTGATCCACCCGGAACGCGTGGCCCGGTACCAGTTGTAG
- a CDS encoding AraC family transcriptional regulator translates to MDVFSDLIRGVRAHGSLFGSSTLMPPWALRFVDGAPLTLCTVVTGGGWIVPEHGPAEPLRARETIIVRGPGTFTFVDEPGTSAEPIECGEDCATPEQGGTRYRLGWHDDGPGPTTLIVGAYPVRGEISQRLLDALPVVLRVDGGEGDDPVLDHLAAEVAVDAPGQQAVLDRLLDWLLVCTLRSWFDRPGGEPPAWWAAQRDPVVSHALRLLHSEPAAPWTVATLAERTRVSRSTLAKRFADLVGEPPLTYLTHWRMTLAADLLLGRDSATIADVARTVGYADPFGFSAAFKRVRGANPSEFRRTADR, encoded by the coding sequence ATGGACGTCTTCAGCGACCTGATCCGCGGCGTGCGAGCCCACGGCTCGCTGTTCGGCAGCTCGACCCTGATGCCGCCCTGGGCACTGCGCTTCGTCGACGGCGCGCCGCTGACCCTGTGCACCGTGGTCACCGGCGGGGGCTGGATCGTGCCCGAGCACGGCCCGGCCGAGCCGTTGCGCGCCCGCGAGACGATCATCGTGCGCGGGCCCGGCACGTTCACCTTCGTCGACGAGCCCGGCACCAGCGCCGAGCCGATCGAATGCGGCGAGGACTGCGCGACGCCCGAGCAGGGCGGCACGCGGTACCGCCTCGGCTGGCACGACGACGGTCCCGGCCCGACGACCCTGATCGTTGGCGCGTACCCCGTGCGCGGCGAGATCAGCCAGCGGCTCCTCGACGCGTTGCCCGTCGTGCTCCGGGTCGACGGCGGGGAGGGCGACGACCCGGTGCTGGACCACCTCGCCGCCGAGGTCGCCGTGGACGCGCCCGGTCAGCAGGCGGTGCTCGACCGGCTGCTGGACTGGCTCCTCGTCTGCACGCTGCGGTCCTGGTTCGACCGGCCCGGCGGCGAACCCCCGGCCTGGTGGGCCGCCCAGCGCGATCCGGTGGTCAGCCACGCGCTGCGCCTGCTGCACTCCGAGCCGGCCGCGCCGTGGACGGTGGCCACGCTCGCCGAACGGACCCGGGTCTCGCGGTCGACGCTGGCCAAGCGGTTCGCCGACCTGGTCGGTGAACCACCGCTGACCTACCTCACCCACTGGCGGATGACGCTGGCCGCGGACCTGCTCCTCGGCCGGGACAGCGCCACCATCGCCGACGTCGCCCGCACCGTCGGGTACGCCGACCCGTTCGGTTTCAGCGCAGCGTTCAAACGCGTCCGCGGCGCCAACCCCAGCGAGTTCCGCCGCACCGCCGATCGATAA